TCTGTTTTGCCAGTCTGCCTTGTTTGTCATAGAAGAACCGCTCTTTTTCTCCCGTTTGGTCTAGGATTTCCCCTAACTGGTTAAAGCTGTTATAGCGGTAGGTTATAATTCCCCCCTTGCCGTCTGTGGTGGTGGTGATATTTCCGGCGTAATCATAGGTATAGTGTTCTTCACTTCCATCTGGTTTGTGAAGGCTTTCAATTCTTCCCCAATCATCCAGCTGATAGAGGGTGCGATTCCCTTCACCATCTCTTATTCCCGTTATATTTCCTCTGGCATCGTAAGTGAATGACTGGCTGACCGGATTGTTTTGAAGTACCTGACTTATACTTGGGGATGTCGAGTTGGTAGAGGTAGGATTCCTCTTATCAAAGTATTCCGTCTTAGCAGATTCCCTTGCCTTCATCACTTCCCCAGTCGTAATACTCTGGATTCTTCCGCCGATGTCATACTGGTATTCTACCAGTGTCCCCGTTTCATCTCCTTTACGGATTAACTGTCCTGCCTTATTATACTGGTTGTATTCCTCCAGATAGCCAAGGGCATTCCGTACCGACTCCATTCGTCCAAAAGCATCGTAGGTAAAGGTGGTCCCTGTTCCGTCATCCAGTTCTTCCCTGTAGTTATCCGGACTTACTGCTTTTATCAGGCTGTTATTCTTATCATAGAAATATCTGGTGACATTTCCTTCCTCATCGGTCTGCTTGATAAGGTTATTCCTATAGTCATAGACGTATTCCTTGCTGTCCCCCTTGGTATTGGTCTGTTTAATAAGATTTCCAGCTTTATCATATTCATAGGATAACACACGGTGGATGCCGTTTGCTTTATCAAGGTGTTCTTCTTTTGTTATGCGGTCTAATAAGTCATAGTCTCTTTTTATTACATACCCTTCCGGTGTCAGAATCTCTGTCACATTGCCGTTCTTATCATAGTTAAACTTTGTGATACAAAAAGCCTTTTCCATGTAGGGATTGTCTTTTTCTACGGTATCCTTAAAGTCTACTGCCGCTTTTACCTGACTAAGCCGTCCTGCCTTGTCATAAACAAACCAGGTGAGCTTATACGTATTCTCATTGATTCTGGCTTTCTCCATGGTACGGTTGTTTAAGCTGTCATAAGCATACTCCATGGCTGCACCCAGGCTGTCACTCACACGAACCAGACGGTTTCTCTTATCGTATTCAAAATAAATGGAATGGTACTTTGTGGGATAACCGTATTCTGACACTGCTTCCGGGCTATGTTTTTCTACCACACAGTTTCCTGCCAAATCGTATTCATACACCGTCAGGTTGTATAAAATAGCACCTTTCTTCGGCTCTGTCATTTGGGTATTAACGTTAGAAACCAACTCTGACGCATAAGCCGTTATCTCAGGCGTACGCACAATCTCTACCGGTTCTCTTTTTTCTAACAGCCAGCCAGCCTGATTATACTGATACAGGATTCCATACCGTTCTTCATCCGTATCTCCATACGTATACCCCTCTGCATTGATATCCTTGACCAGTCTTCCCTTTTTATCGTATACGAATCTTCTTACTACAGTACCCTCCGTATCCATGACCTCCTGTAGTCGGTTCTGGCTGTCATAGGTATAGGAAATCCCTTCTCCTGCCTCTACAGCTCGTTCCTCCACATGCTCTTCTCGGCTCTTTCCCTGTAAAAAGTCCCTTCTTCCGTTGATTTCCTCCTGTACTGCCTGCTTTGCCTGCTCGATTGCTTTTTCATAGGCTTCTGGCTGTATTACCTTTACGATATTTCCCTGCTTGTCCGTTACATACCGTCTTATGCCTCCTGCGGGAGTGATTTCTTTTACTTTATACTGACGCTTATCATAGACATACTCCATGCCTGGTCCGTCATGGGTTAGGATATCATAGCCGTTTGGATGGATGTCCTTTATGATATTGCCGTCCATATCCCGCCTTAAGGCATGAATGCTTCCGTAAGGATCTCTGCTTTCAATCAAACGGTCTAAATAATCATAGCGGTAGGCAAAGCCCTGCTCCTGTTCATACTCTCGGTAGGCATTTGGCGGTACTACCTTTAAGATATTTCCCGTTGCTCCAATGGTCTTTCTGGTGGTATTACCCAGCGCATCCGTAATCCGGTTTACTTCTCCGGTCTCCGAATAGCCGAATTCCACCGTTCCATAGTCTGAGGTGATGGTCTTTCTTCTTCCGGCATGGTCATATTCATAGGTGAATACTTCTCCTTCTGCTGTAATCCATTTGGTGGGATGATAAATGCTCTTATCTTCGTAGACGTAGGTTTCGGTATGTCCCAAATCGTTGGTTTTGGTTAACATTCTTCCCTTACTGTCATAGGTCTTTCTGGTCGTAAGATAGGTCTCTTCTGTCAGGTATTCCTTCTCCATAACAGGATGTAGTCTATCATCGTATTCATACTCTATTCTTGTACCGTTCGTATCCGTCACCCGAACCAGCTTATTCTTTTCATTGTATTCGTATCTGGTAACTAGACCGTCCGGTAGTTTTTCCTCGATTACCTGTCCGTATACATTATAGGTGCGGTAGGTGGTGTTGCCGTTCTTATCGGTTTCCAGAATACGATTGCCGCAGGCATCATACCCGTAGTACTCCTCCACCCCGTCTCCGTACTCCATACGGATAATTTGCTTTTCCCTGTCATAGGTATAGCGCTCGGTTCTGCCGGTATCGCTAAAGGTAAATACTGTCTGCCGTTTTTCATCCTCATAGGTAATAGTACAATCATTTCCATCCGGATAGCTTTGCTTTACGACCCTGCCGGTTTTATCAAAGGTATTACTGATAAATTCCCTGCCGTCCTCTCCTTTTACCGTAAGCAGATGTCCCATATTGTCATAGCCGTATTCCTGAATTCCGATGCTTGGATAATGTACTTTTACCAGACGGTTATCTGCATATTCATAGCGTACCTTTCTCTTACCCTGGTCGATAAGGGATACAATCCGCCCGTGCTCATAGGTAAATCGTAGGGTTCGCCCGCCCGGTGATGTGATTTTTGAGAGTTCAAAATAGTCCGGTTTTCTTCTTAAGACTTCTTCCCCTCTCTCCTTTGCTTCCGCCTCTTCCTCTAACCACTCTTCCAGGGCATAGCTTACCCGGTAGGGAATCGCAAACTCGCCGTCATACATGGCTTTTAACCGTCCATTGCTGTTATACACATATCTACGGTAATTGCCCCCTTCTCTTGAGACTAAGGAGAAACTTCCCTCCTCTAAATCATGGGTCAGGGTAAAGAGCTGGCTGCCACCCTTTTCATTTTCCCAGGATGGCTCATCCTTTATACCCTCCTTTAAGACGAAGGTTTCCATATGGGTATCCGGTAAGACAGCACTGATTTTACAGGTATCATGAGCCGTTAAAAAGGTTTCATAGGTGTGAACCCACCCCGTACCAAAGGCACCCTCATAGGTCAGGACAGAATCATATCGTCTGGAGAATAAAAACTCACCATATAAATCATCACTGGAGATATCCTTTTTATAATAGAATAGATTACCTCTGGCACAATCGACTGGGTCGCAGGAATATTTGGCATTCATAATCAGGCTTCGCACAAAGGTCTGTCCCAATCTTTGGTAATCAAAGTCTGTCTTTAAGTCACGGCCTTCATATAGAATATCCCATACCTGCATTCCGGCATCCAGTCCCGTATCCAGTGCAATGTCTGTGGCTGCTGACCAGAACTTATTGCCAATCCTGCCAGACACTAAGGAACTGATGGATTCCTGTACCAGGTTCTGGGCAAAGTTTTTAAAGCTTAGATTACCGGAGGCTAAGTCATACAGCGTACCGGAAGCCATCTGCTGTAAGAATCGCATACCAGTCTTTGAAACGATGCTTTCGCAGTTGCCAAGCTTGCCAATGGGGCCTGTTAGGCTGGTAATCATACAAGCAGTTCCAAAGTCGTTTAGCAAATCCTTCCAGTTCGAATCAATCCTGCCATCGGGAATCAAATCAAACCCAAGGGTAACGGCTGTGTTAATGGCACCTCCGATTAGTACCCCTGGCCCTGCAAAGAGGATGCTGCCCGCAATGCAAAAGCCGTTCTTTAATACGGTATAGTAGGGGTCTGGAATAACCGCCTTTATAAAGTTATTGGCAGGGGTTGACCAGTCACCAGATTCCGCCAGTGCTTTACCACTCAAAAAGAGGAAAGGAGTAATGAATCCAATGTTTTAGCTAAATGACATCAGTATTAATTCTACTACTCTTTCCTCTTACTTTTTGGGTTTATTGAAAATGGTTCTATGTTAATAAATATATTTATAAGTCTTTGAAAAAATACTTACAAACTAGTTTCTTCTCATTTTATAATTATCTGATTTTCACTACAATACAAGGTAAGGTTTGAACCTGTTGTAAATCCATGACTTAAAAGCCATTGCCCTTTAAATTTGATTTCTGGAATTTCTGTATAGATTCTTTTTTCATAATCCTTTTTAAATGTTTTGTATATTTTATGTTTTCTTTTCTCCATGATTAACCTCCTTTATAAAATGGTAATAAACTGGTAACAAAAGTAGAATTCAATTTTACATTTTTGTTAGTTTGTGATATTGTAAATACACAAAGTATTATACCAGAACAACATATAATGTTTTGTCAATGCGTTTTAAATATTTTTAAAAGAGGATGCTCATGGCTAATTTTTCAGATAGATTAAAAGAATTACGAAAAGACAAACATCTAACACAGGTAAATATGGCTTCATTTTTGGAATGTACAGAACAACATTACCAGAGATTAGAATATGGTAAAGTTACACCAAACGCAAACATGATTATAAAACTTGCTGATTTTTTTGATGTTTCTGCCGACTACTTGCTTGGACGATCTGACAATCGTGATACACTTTAATATGGCTGGCTTATTTATAAATAAGCCAGCCAGTTCTTATAAAAACCTATACTTTTAAACTAAATTACGGTT
The nucleotide sequence above comes from Anaerocolumna cellulosilytica. Encoded proteins:
- a CDS encoding SymE family type I addiction module toxin, which produces MEKRKHKIYKTFKKDYEKRIYTEIPEIKFKGQWLLSHGFTTGSNLTLYCSENQIIIK
- a CDS encoding RHS repeat-associated core domain-containing protein; the protein is MSGKALAESGDWSTPANNFIKAVIPDPYYTVLKNGFCIAGSILFAGPGVLIGGAINTAVTLGFDLIPDGRIDSNWKDLLNDFGTACMITSLTGPIGKLGNCESIVSKTGMRFLQQMASGTLYDLASGNLSFKNFAQNLVQESISSLVSGRIGNKFWSAATDIALDTGLDAGMQVWDILYEGRDLKTDFDYQRLGQTFVRSLIMNAKYSCDPVDCARGNLFYYKKDISSDDLYGEFLFSRRYDSVLTYEGAFGTGWVHTYETFLTAHDTCKISAVLPDTHMETFVLKEGIKDEPSWENEKGGSQLFTLTHDLEEGSFSLVSREGGNYRRYVYNSNGRLKAMYDGEFAIPYRVSYALEEWLEEEAEAKERGEEVLRRKPDYFELSKITSPGGRTLRFTYEHGRIVSLIDQGKRKVRYEYADNRLVKVHYPSIGIQEYGYDNMGHLLTVKGEDGREFISNTFDKTGRVVKQSYPDGNDCTITYEDEKRQTVFTFSDTGRTERYTYDREKQIIRMEYGDGVEEYYGYDACGNRILETDKNGNTTYRTYNVYGQVIEEKLPDGLVTRYEYNEKNKLVRVTDTNGTRIEYEYDDRLHPVMEKEYLTEETYLTTRKTYDSKGRMLTKTNDLGHTETYVYEDKSIYHPTKWITAEGEVFTYEYDHAGRRKTITSDYGTVEFGYSETGEVNRITDALGNTTRKTIGATGNILKVVPPNAYREYEQEQGFAYRYDYLDRLIESRDPYGSIHALRRDMDGNIIKDIHPNGYDILTHDGPGMEYVYDKRQYKVKEITPAGGIRRYVTDKQGNIVKVIQPEAYEKAIEQAKQAVQEEINGRRDFLQGKSREEHVEERAVEAGEGISYTYDSQNRLQEVMDTEGTVVRRFVYDKKGRLVKDINAEGYTYGDTDEERYGILYQYNQAGWLLEKREPVEIVRTPEITAYASELVSNVNTQMTEPKKGAILYNLTVYEYDLAGNCVVEKHSPEAVSEYGYPTKYHSIYFEYDKRNRLVRVSDSLGAAMEYAYDSLNNRTMEKARINENTYKLTWFVYDKAGRLSQVKAAVDFKDTVEKDNPYMEKAFCITKFNYDKNGNVTEILTPEGYVIKRDYDLLDRITKEEHLDKANGIHRVLSYEYDKAGNLIKQTNTKGDSKEYVYDYRNNLIKQTDEEGNVTRYFYDKNNSLIKAVSPDNYREELDDGTGTTFTYDAFGRMESVRNALGYLEEYNQYNKAGQLIRKGDETGTLVEYQYDIGGRIQSITTGEVMKARESAKTEYFDKRNPTSTNSTSPSISQVLQNNPVSQSFTYDARGNITGIRDGEGNRTLYQLDDWGRIESLHKPDGSEEHYTYDYAGNITTTTDGKGGIITYRYNSFNQLGEILDQTGEKERFFYDKQGRLAKQIDRNQNSIVYKLNIDNQLVYKKEEKSGLIYGYQYNTEGQLTEATGGGVQYQYDYTPSGSVKTKYVNHKLALQYSYTKSGNVAGILDATGKKTEYAYDEANRVAKVMDNGKLLVTYGYHVDNTLAQARFANGITAEYTYDKDKNPASITTTTKTGEKLFAYRYAYDYNGNRILKQDMRELSVGDLQGVGDYGRIGETGGQAPISQATTYTYDPLQRIAGVSYADGKEERFAYDSAGNRALRKYGNIEEAYQYDSRNRLTELIRKDSTRAENNRITLYQYDNQGNTLLEETRGYTTSQMVFNPSNSMPESGFLSNKEGKESLLQTSHYEYDGFNKTRKVTVEYFGNEKETPTAVQTQENFYDAENLRYGIAENGERTNFITNGWKVLSEQDESNQTTNRIVLGYGIIASDSLKQEGDGYRYFHWNEHGDTEYITGEDGQVLNRYGYDAFGSLTTAEEIVRNRYTYNGEQYDAITSQYYLRARFYNPQVARFTQEDVYRGDGLNLYAYCANNPVMYLDPSGYGAVTYRDRNIEINGENIGSANYRTGEYLKITIKSSVTKDLTNIGGVPKVNNDFIAKEFNNKKHTDRGKNIENIIAEAGKNQYIQIGEGFNGKFPVIDLANETCVISVKSMNVYCSTYTKIDANGKRVVDINAVTDQLAKYYNDIENIKITINGESVDKILDIELNTGKNGQKLKDEIEQELRKKTTGKCKINI
- a CDS encoding helix-turn-helix domain-containing protein, with protein sequence MANFSDRLKELRKDKHLTQVNMASFLECTEQHYQRLEYGKVTPNANMIIKLADFFDVSADYLLGRSDNRDTL